A region from the Triticum aestivum cultivar Chinese Spring chromosome 3D, IWGSC CS RefSeq v2.1, whole genome shotgun sequence genome encodes:
- the LOC123074451 gene encoding uncharacterized isomerase BH0283, whose translation MVKKGIQYVVVDAFTAQPFKGNPAAVCFLEDDAAAPAGDGRWMQSVAVEFNLSQTAFFSRDSSCAADATTPRFHLRWFTPVTEVALCGHATLATAHFLFTSVLAERHGVVEFATKSGVLTAKKVPAPEAEEQGKLFIELDFPMSDYVGCDPADELPSIPETLNGAPVVSVHKSVATNDFIVELSSGKEVADVLPNIEEIRKCAGRGVIVTAPAPAGSGYDFFTRFFCPKFGIDEDPVCGSAHCVLAPYWGGKLGKQKLIAFQVSPRSGALYLELDVANQRVRIQGEAVTVMAGTLFA comes from the exons ATGGTCAAGAAAGGAATCCAGTATGTCGTG GTGGATGCCTTCACGGCCCAGCCGTTCAAGGGCAACCCGGCGGCGGTGTGCTTCCTGGAGGACGACGCGGCCGCCCCCGCGGGGGACGGGCGGTGGATGCAGTCCGTCGCCGTCGAGTTCAACCTCTCCCAGACGGCCTTCTTCTCCCGTGACTCGTCCTGCGCAGCCGACGCCACCACGCCGCGGTTCCACCTCCGCTGGTTCACCCCCGTCACCGAG GTCGCGCTCTGCGGCCACGCAACGCTGGCCACCGCCCACTTCCTCTTCACGTCTGTCCTCGCGGAGCGCCATGGCGTGGTTGAGTTCGCGACCAAGTCCGGGGTCCTGACCGCCAAGAAGGTTCCTGCACCGGAGGCGGAGGAGCAGGGGAAGCTGTTCATTGAGCTGGACTTCCCCATGAGTGATTATGTGGGTTGCGATCCCGCCGACGAGCTGCCGTCCATCCCGGAGACGCTCAACGGCGCGCCCGTCGTCAGTGTTCACAAATCAGTGGCCACCAACGACTTCATT GTTGAACTTTCATCAGGAAAAGAGGTCGCCGATGTCCTTCCTAACATCGAAGAAATAAGAAAGTGTGCCGGCAGAGGTGTGATTGTTACAGCACCGGCGCCTGCTGGATCGGGTTATGACTTCTTCACACGCTTCTTCTGCCCAAAATTTGGGATTGATGAG GATCCCGTATGTGGCAgtgcacactgtgttttggcaccctaCTGGGGTGGAAAGCTGGGGAAGCAAAAACTGATAGCGTTTCAG GTATCTCCAAGGAGTGGGGCACTATACCTGGAGCTGGATGTTGCGAATCAGCGAGTGCGGATT